One genomic segment of Oncorhynchus kisutch isolate 150728-3 linkage group LG15, Okis_V2, whole genome shotgun sequence includes these proteins:
- the ltc4s gene encoding leukotriene C4 synthase, translating to MLDQVVLIAGVTVLGVLEQAYFSLQVIYARRKYSVSPPSTSGPPEFERVFRAQANCSEYFPIFIIILWVSGLFFSQGLSALCGLLYLYGRYQYFRGYAKSAHGRLAPLYFSAKVLWVLIGLSALGILGSMCRFYLDLDLKQLASSVLDLTEEEGGGL from the exons ATGCTGGATCAGGTAGTGCTCATTGCAGGAGTAACGGTGTTGGGCGTGTTAGAGCAAG CTTACTTCTCTCTACAGGTGATTTACGCCAGACGCAAGTACTCTGTCTCCCCACCCAGCACCTCAGGGCCTCCAGAGTTTGAGAGAGTCTTCAGAGCTCA AGCCAACTGCTCTGAATATTTCCCGATCTTCATCATCATCCTATGGGTGTCTGGACTCTTCTTCAGCCAAG GTCTGTCAGCACTATGTGGACTCCTATACCTGTACGGGCGCTACCAGTACTTCAGGGGCTATGCTAAATCGGCACATGGACG ACTAGCCCCTCTGTATTTCAGTGCCAAGGTTCTGTGGGTTTTGATCGGGTTATCCGCCCTGGGGATTCTGGGTTCTATGTGTCGGTTCTACCTGGATCTGGACCTGAAGCAGCTCGCCAGCTCTGTCCTCGACCTGACTGAGGAAGAGGGTGGGGGACTATAA